In Colletotrichum higginsianum IMI 349063 chromosome 3, whole genome shotgun sequence, a genomic segment contains:
- a CDS encoding H3 K56 histone acetylation protein KAT11: MATPSRAKTTAQSSALLLDKLSAALPKGYRFGVYHLSTPPTKTDALYSAPPEEREDKTYCERHFLAISIDVPSSTAEADKQAATNSDASKPVLILALEVFVYTTAYSSTFFVAKADSTGYLKLLNLPKGTPSPIKEISSVFVSYLVEQRSRKGIQSVVSLFARAQDQYLFPGSVEYAGKHVLDDRGLVKWWCRVLDPLLEKPPVGKCAPWGSVKGYLVIPGLDSYETKAFLPKNPKSAANWVMGHALEKISHYTNEYDWVPARCLIPRFPDDPKSRFRDELDEETGKSKQLKTTGQWKSVKSLDTFWEMMAYRQECSSGRLTGFIWVVFDTQEEQARPDSASTALPTPNPSFDVSNPPVTPTKPKAARPATPMSTPRKLFPQAQSATPSRTKPEKPERKKKKKKTKLTGVIKPRQPRIKTQQRNYLLDKPISTAYYYWPAEGRGRKIVDENDYKRVNELLLRLDFSKLDIATRSTRRWISEVGMGDSWGLEVLGKRDTLVSSSNESSAGAVNNLASLIKRKRTEETVANESDEPASKVNVLSTGLIRRKAKEEPAAVIVAAEAKGGELPKANVLGAGLVRK; this comes from the coding sequence atggcGACTCCCAGCAGGGCTAAGACGACGGCCCAGAGCAGCGCTCTgctcctcgacaagctctcAGCTGCCCTGCCCAAAGGTTACCGGTTCGGTGTCTACCACCTCTCAACACCGCCGACCAAAACCGACGCTCTATACTCGGCGCCCCCTGAGGAACGCGAAGACAAGACGTACTGCGAAAGACACTTCCTTGCCATCTCGATCGATGTCCCTTCGAGcaccgccgaagccgacaaGCAGGCAGCCACGAACAGCGATGCCTCCAAGCCCGTTCTCATACTCGCTCTGGAGGTCTTCGTCTACACCACGGCCTACTCCAGCACGTTTttcgtcgccaaggccgatTCAACCGGCTATTTGAAACTGCTCAATCTCCCCAAGGGCACCCCGTCGCCCATCAAGGAAATCAGCAGTGTCTTCGTCTCATACCTTGTTGAGCAGCGCAGCCGGAAGGGCATACAATCGGTCGTCAGCCTCTTCGCCCGCGCCCAGGACCAGTACCTCTTCCCCGGCAGCGTCGAGTACGCCGGCAAGCACGTTCTTGACGACAGAGGTCTTGTCAAATGGTGGTGCAGGGTCCTCGATCCCCTCCTGGAGAAGCCCCCCGTAGGGAAATGTGCACCCTGGGGTAGCGTCAAAGGATACCTCGTCATCCCCGGACTCGATAGCTATGAAACGAAAGCCTTTCTGCCGAAGAACCCTAAAAGCGCCGCCAACTGGGTAATGGGCCATGCTCTCGAAAAGATTTCGCATTACACCAACGAGTACGACTGGGTGCCTGCGCGATGCCTCATTCCCCGCTTTCCAGACGACCCCAAGTCGCGATTCCGAGATGAATTGGACGAGGAGACGGGAAAGTCGAAACAGCTAAAGACCACGGGCCAGTGGAAAAGTGTAAAGAGCTTGGACACATTCTGGGAGATGATGGCGTACAGACAGGAGTGCTCCAGCGGGCGCCTAACCGGCTTCATCTGGGTTGTCTTTGATACGCAGGAGGAACAGGCGCGCCCGGACAGTGCTTCGACGGCTTTGCCGACGCCAAACCCTTCATTCGATGTGTCGAACCCCCCCGTGACACCCACCAAACCCAAGGCCGCACGGCCAGCCACTCCCATGTCGACGCCTCGCAAACTGTTTCCCCAAGCACAGTCAGCCACGCCTTCCAGGACGAAGCCGGAGAAGCCGgagcggaagaagaagaagaaaaagaccAAGCTGACGGGCGTCATCAAACCCCGCCAACCGCGCATCAAGACCCAGCAGCGCAACTATTTGTTGGACAAGCCTATATCAACTGCCTACTACTACTGGCCGGCCGAGGGCAGAGGCCGCAAGATTGTCGATGAGAACGACTACAAGCGCGTCAACGAGCTTCTCCTGCGCTTGGACTTTTCCAAGTTGGACATTGCAACCAGGAGCACCAGGCGTTGGATCAGCGAGGTTGGCATGGGAGACTCGTGGGGCCTGGAGGTCCTCGGCAAGAGGGATACTCTGGTGTCTTCGTCGAATGAATCGTCAGCAGGGGCCGTGAACAACCTCGCAAGCTTGATCAAGCGCAAACGCACTGAGGAGACGGTGGCCAATGAGTCCGACGAGCCGGCGAGCAAGGTTAACGTCCTGAGCACGGGTCTCATCCGAAGAAAAGCCAAAGAAGAGCCTGCCGCCGTCATTGTCGCGGCCGAAGCGAAAGGCGGGGAGCTCCCGAAAGCTAATGTGCTTGGCGCCGGGTTGGTCCGCAAGTAG
- a CDS encoding Corticosteroid-binding protein: MAPPKRWPAPIHVFSYRALLVVPVILAIATFASLFLHSDVNVALLYSQCDARARLPAISKVPVLGPPACFAVSFFQNALGSVRSFASMAAVLSFIAGLMTVTTVEAARVCNAPNILIANPTGPWLVFNLLGGAVVWQLVIIPAFFHRSRSILLARKNAGQDVVESAASKDPDFGKDSRHLVVDSEIIAIPVSVAWGFVLPSILMLIYNSPITIAIWLVFPIWVSLVRQGVRWIVLRLQRRQHRSFHLESHTVSLLLVYIVPILCSAVSHVYLIWSLFQWDDRKEMTRSTIKFVEIDAFFIGLTVLYWIFVETGWRVPLVAVLVAVPLGPGAGVCIAWIYRDTQIREHLKHWLSDIVSSGEANEEGRAPADEETPLLN; encoded by the coding sequence ATGGCGCCCCCAAAGCGCTGGCCCGCGCCCATCCACGTCTTCTCCTACCGCGCCCTCCTGGTGGTGcccgtcatcctcgccatcgcgACCTTcgcctccctctttctccaCTCGGACGTGAACGTCGCCCTCCTCTACTCGCAATGTgacgcccgcgcccgccTGCCGGCCATCAGCAAGGTCCCCGTCCTCGGCCCGCCCGCCTGCTTCGCCGTCAGCTTCTTCCAGAACGCGCTCGGCTCCGTGCGGTCCTTCGCGAGCATGGCCGCCGTCCTGtccttcatcgccggcctcATGACCGTCACcaccgtcgaggccgcgcgCGTCTGCAACGCGCCAAACATCCTCATCGCCAACCCGACGGGTCCCTGGCTGGTCTTCAACCTGCTGGGCGGCGCGGTGGTGTGGcagctcgtcatcatcccGGCCTTCTTCCACCGCTCGCGCTCCATCCTACTCGCGCGCAAGAACGCCGGccaggacgtcgtcgagagcGCGGCGTCGAAAGACCCCGACTTCGGCAAGGACTCGcgccatctcgtcgtcgactcggAGATCATCGCCATCCCTGTCAGCGTCGCGTGGGGCTTCGTCTTGCCGTCCATTCTCATGCTCATCTACAACTCgcccatcaccatcgccatcTGGCTCGTGTTCCCCATCTGGGTGTCCCTCGTCCGTCAAGGCGTCCGATGGATCGTTCTGCGGCTGCAGAGGCGCCAGCACCGCAGTTTCCATCTCGAGTCTCACACGGTCTCGCTTCTGCTCGTCTACATCGTCCCCATCCTCTGCTCCGCCGTTTCTCATGTGTACCTCATCTGGAGCCTCTTCCAGTGGGACGACAGAAAAGAGATGACGCGTTCGACCATCAAGTTTGTCGAAATCGACGCCTTCTTCATCGGGTTGACCGTCCTGTACTGGATTTTCGTCGAGACTGGGTGGAGGGTCCCCTTGGTGGCGGTTCTTGTTGCTGTTCCCCTAGGCCCAGGCGCCGGTGTCTGTATTGCTTGGATCTATCGGGATACCCAAATTCGTGAACATCTCAAGCACTGGCTGTCTGATATCGTCAGCAGCGGAGAGGCCAATGAAGAGGGTAGAGCCCCAGCTGATGAGGAAACACCTTTACTCAACTGA
- a CDS encoding D-isomer specific 2-hydroxyacid dehydrogenase → MAEPHNTPYPPATPQSQTPRSSSPDQIHSPIVLRPNPDIAAPVSAAPPAATTYTNGTHAKPKVLHIGDPIKYNPDTYAAFSARCDIIRPTTPERQRPAFAAALRDGKWGDFSAVFRPFWGTGGEMGKWDAELIPLLPASCRVFASAGAGFDWADTRLLGERGVVYCNSGLAAAEAVADFAVALVLSTFRHLPWCMSAAADPVAFQDCHARATAASHTLRGHVLGLIGMGNIGQQIAQRLGVGFGMRVHYFDIVRKDAAVETQSGATFHETLESLLGASDCVVLCTPAGGRVITAESLAWFRPGARFVNIARGSLVDEDALADALESGRVGTVALDVHDDEPRPHPRLLKLAGTKAMLTCHNAGGTVETHKGFEELSMRNIMAALGGGKPITPVNLHYLKE, encoded by the exons ATGGCGGAACCACACAACACTCCGTATCCGCCCGCAACGCCCCAGTCGCAAACCCCTCGCTCCTCTTCGCCAGACCAAATCCACTCCCCCATTGTCCTCCGGCCTAACCCGGACATCGCAGCTCCAGTCTCGGCTGCACCACCCGCAGCAACGACGTACACAAACGGCACGCATGCAAAGCCCAAGGTGCTCCATATCGGCGACCCGATCAAATACAATCCGGACACCTacgccgccttctcggcgcgATGCGACATCATCCGCCCCACCACACCCGAGCGCCAGCGccccgccttcgccgccgcgctcCGGGATGGCAAGTGGGGCGACTTCTCCGCCGTCTTCCGGCCGTTCTGgggcaccggcggcgagaTGGGCAAGTGGGATGCCGAGCTAATCCCGCTGTTGCCCGCGAGCTGCCGGGTCTTTGCGAGCGCCGGCGCTGGGTTCGACTGGGCCGATACCCGGCTTCTCGGTGAACGGG GCGTAGTGTATTGCAActccggcctcgccgccgccgaggcggtggcAGACTTCGCCGTtgccctcgtcctctccaCCTTCCGCCACCTGCCGTGGTGCatgtccgccgccgccgaccccgtCGCCTTCCAGGACTGCCACGCgcgcgccaccgccgcctcgcaCACCCTGCGCGgccacgtcctcggcctcatcggcATGGGCAACATCGGCCAGCAGATCGCCCAgcggctcggcgtcggcttcggcatgCGCGTGCACTACTTCGACATCGTGCgcaaggacgccgccgtcgagacgcAGTCTGGCGCGACGTTCCACGAGACCCTCGAGTCGCTGCTCGGGGCCTCGGACTGCGTCGTGCTGTGCACGCCCGCGGGCGGCAGGGTCATCACGGCCGAGTCCCTGGCGTGGTTCAGGCCCGGGGCGCGGTTCGTCAACATCGCGAGGGGCAGTCtcgtggacgaggacgcgcTGGCCGACGCGCTGGAGTCCGGCCGGGTCGGGACCGTTGCGCTGGACGtgcacgacgacgagccgAGGCCCCATCCGCGTCTGCTGAAGCTGGCCGGCACCAAGGCCATGCTGACCTGCCacaacgccggcggcacGGTCGAGACGCACAAGGGGTTTGAGGAGCTGAGCATGCGGAACATCATGGCTGCGCTGGGCGGGGGCAAGCCCATTACGCCGGTGAACTTGCACTACCTGAAGGAATGA
- a CDS encoding POT family protein, whose product MSTGANLEVVEAARADYPAIEKGVDAGRKPGAYTGDMADGRDSHDTLGGPNGEVYPTEEELLTLRRTHGKVDWLIYSIGFVEMCERFAYYGTTAVFVNFIAYPLPPGSTTGAGGTYEQAGALGLGQRASTALTLFNSFWSYVMPLVGGYLADTYWGRYLTIQWAIVVATFGHILIIVAAVPAVISNPSGALAAFIIGLVFFGTGVGWFKANISPLIAEQYELTQPRATVQTIPGTGERVIVDPVMTISRVYMRYYFLINVGALVGQVSMVYAEKYVGFWLSYLLPTIMFFFCPVVMLACRKRYAKRPPTGSVLGKSIALIGYGLKQGGGVAEMRKDVFWERIKPSRVAARPAWMTFDDAWVDEVRRGVMACTVFLWFPVFWLAYGQMTNNLINQAATMRLDGIPNDIITNLNPFALLIFIPICDKVIYPAVERAGLRFTPIKKIALGFLCATLSMVVAAVIQHFIYQRAPCGYGASDTECIRENGPPDMTVWIQTPCYILIALSEIFASITGLEYAFTKAPKNMRGLVTGVFWFVHAFSSAIAQAFVGLAADPLLVWLYTCIAIISCLGGVGFWLMFRKLDKEEDALNALPESTYKGRVDAEPESKAV is encoded by the exons ATGTCGACAGGTGCCAACCTCGAGGTCGTGGAGGCCGCGCGAGCGGACTACCCCGCCATCGAgaagggcgtcgacgccgggaGGAAGCCCGGGGCGTACACGGGCGACATGGCCGACGGACGGGACTCCCACGACACGCTCGGCGGCCCCAACGGCGAGGTGTACCccaccgaggaggagctcctcACGCTGCGTCGCACGCACGGCAAGGTGGACTGGCTGATTTACAgcatcggcttcgtcgagatGTGCGAGCGTTTCGCGTACTACGGCACGACGGCGGTGT TCGTCAACTTCATCGCGTATCCCCTCCCACCGGGCTCGACGACCGGGGCGGGCGGCACGTATGAGCAAGCCGGCGCCCTGGGTCTAGGACAGCGAGCTTCGACCGCCCTGACTCTATTCAACAGCTTCTGGTCCTACGTTATGCCTCTGGTCG GTGGTTACCTCGCCGACACGTACTGGGGCCGCTACCTCACGATCCAGTgggccatcgtcgtcgccacctTCGGCCAcatcctcatcatcgtcgcggCCGTGCCCGCGGTCATCTCGAACCCGAgcggcgccctcgcggccttcatcatcggcctcgtcttcttcggcaccGGCGTCGGCTGGTTCAAGGCCAACATCTCGCCCCTCATCGCCGAGCAGTACGAGCTCACCCAGCCGCGCGCGACGGTCCAGACGATCCCCGGGACTGGCGAGCGGGTCATCGTCGACCCCGTCATGACCATCTCGCGCGTCTACATGCGCTACTACTTCCTCATcaacgtcggcgccctcgtcggccaggTCTCCATGGTCTACGCCGAGAAGTACGTCGGCTTCTGGCTCTCGTACCTGCTGCCCACCATCATGTTCTTTTTCTGCCCCGTCGTCATGCTCGCCTGCCGCAAGCGCTACGCCAAGAGGCCGCCCACCGGCTCCGTCCTCGGCAAGTCCATCGCCCTCATCGGCTACGGTCTcaagcagggcggcggcgtcgccgagatgCGCAAGGACGTCTTCTGGGAGCGTATCAAGCCCTCGCGCGTCGCCGCCAGGCCTGCGTGGATGACGTTCGACGACGCGtgggtcgacgaggtccgccGCGGCGTCATGGCCTGCACCGTGTTCCTCTGGTTCCCCGTCTTCTGGCTCGCCTACGGCCAGATGACCAACAACCTCATCAACCAGGCGGCCACGATGCGCCTCGACGGCATCCCCAACGACATCATCACGAACCTGAACCCCTTTGCGCTGCTCATCTTCATCCCCATCTGCGACAAGGTCATCTACCCGGCCGTCGAGCGCGCGGGGCTGCGCTTCACGCCCATCAAGAAGATCGCGCTCGGCTTCCTCTGCGCTACGCTGTCGATGGTggtggccgccgtcatccAGCACTTCATCTACCAGCGGGCGCCGTGCGGCTACGGCGCCAGCGACACGGAATGCATCCGCGAGAACGGCCCGCCGGACATGACGGTCTGGATCCAGACGCCGTGCTACATTCTTATCGCACTGAGCGAGATCTTCGCCTCCATCACGGGGCTGGAGTACGCCTTCACCAAGGCGCCCAAGAACATGCGCGGCCTCGTCACGGGCGTCTTTTGGTTCGTCCACGCCTTCTCGAGCGCCATCGCCCAGGCCTTTGTCGGCCTGGCTGCCGACCCGTTGCTTGTGTGGCTGTACACCTGCATCGCCATCATTAGCTGCTTGGGGGGTGTCGGGTTCTGGCTCATGTTCCGCAAGCTCGACAAGGAAGAAGACGCGCTCAACGCGCTGCCGGAGAGTACCTACAAGGGACGGGTAGATGCTGAACCTGAGAGCAAGGCGGTCTAG
- a CDS encoding Glutamyl-tRNA synthetase yields the protein MKAEELQTLPTALAGDFKSIEPHLRALDKHLTLRTFVEGYSLGETETKIWQTLKLNKVAMGFIRKGTLANLTRWFTFIETTHPEIQAETNAADAERKAKVAAASKKGANYSLSLQNAEAGVVTRFLPEPSGYLHIGHAKAALLSDYFAHEAYNGKLRLRLDDTNPAKESEEFQDAIVEDLKMMGITPDALSYTSDYFDYLYETCVRLIKEGHAYADDTEQETMRNERTEGIASKCRDRSVEENLRIFEEMKNGTPEGLSNCIRAKISVDNVNKALRDPVIYRCNIENKHHRTGDKWKIYPMYDLACPVVDSHEGVTHALRSTEYTDRNPLYQWFIDTLKLRQVYMHDFSRINLVRTFLSKRKLAKIVEKGTVWGWDDPRMPTIRGVRRRGMTIPALREFIIKQGPSRNVVNMDWASFWNINKKVIDPVAPRHTAILEKDAVKVKVIGADAPAAPRTEDKPKHPKNPDVGTKKVVFSSELILDQADVKSFKKDEEFTLMGWGNAFAREIGATDPITDLTVELHLQGDFKTTDKKVTWLSTAGTKLVKAELWDFDYLINKDKLEEDDVLEQVLNPNTSTMETAWCDAGVGELKKDDIIQLERRGFFRVDKGLDEGDVVVLFNIPTGKAK from the exons atgaaggccgaggagctccaGACCCTTCCCACCGCGCTGGCCGGCGACTTCAAGTCGATCGAGCCGCACCTTCGCGCTCTCGACAAGCACTTGACGCTGCGCACCTTCGTCGAGGGCTACTCGCTGGGAGAGACCGAGACCAAGATCTGGCAGACTCTCAAGCTGAACAAGGTTGCTATGGGCTTCATCCGCAAGGGAACTCTAGCCAACCTCACCCGTTG GTTCACCTTCATCGAGACCACTCACCCCGAGATCCAGGCCGAGACgaacgccgccgatgccgagcgCAAGGCCAAGGTTGCCGCTGCCAGCAAGAAGGGCGCCAACTACTCGCTCTCTCTCCAgaacgccgaggccggcgtcgtcaccCGTTTCCTCCCCGAGCCCTC AGGATACCTTCACATCGGCCACGCCAAGGCGGCGCTCCTGAGCGACTACTTTGCCCACGAGGCCTACAACGGCAAGCTCCGCCTCCGTCTCGATGACACCAACCCCGCTAAGGAGAGCGAGGAGTTCCaggacgccatcgtcgaggacctcaAGATGATGGGCATTACCCCTGACGCGCTCTCCTACACTTCGGACTACTTCGACTACCTCTACGAGACCTGCGTCCGTCTCATCAAGGAGGGCCACGCCTACGCCGACGACACGGAGCAGGAGACGATGCGTAACGAGCGCACCGAGGGCATCGCATCCAAGTGCAGAGACCGCAGCGTCGAGGAGAACCTGCGCATCTTCGAAGAGATGAAGAACGGCACCCCTGAGGGCTTGAGCAACTGCATCCGTGCCAAGATCTCAGTCGACAACGTCAACAAGGCCCTGCGAGACCCCGTCATCTACCGCTGCAACATCGAGAACAAGCACCACCGCACCGGCGACAAGTGGAAGATCTACCCCATGTACGACCTCGCCTGCCCCGTCGTCGACTCCCACGAGGGTGTCACTCACGCCCTCCGTTCCACCGAGTACACCGACCGCAACCCCCTCTACCAGTGGTTCATCGACACCCTGAAGCTGCGCCAGGTCTACATGCACGACTTCAGCCGCATCAACCTCGTCCGCACCTTCCTCTCCAAGAGAAAGCTCGCCAAGATCGTCGAGAAGGGCACCGTCTGGGGCTGGGACGACCCGCGTATGCCCACCATCCGCGGTGTGCGCAGACGCGGCATGACCATCCCTGCCCTCCGCGAGTTCATCATTAAGCAGGGACCCAGCCGCAACGTCGTCAACATGGACTGGGCGTCGTTCTGGAACATCAACAAGAAGGTCATCGACCCTGTTGCGCCGCGTCACACTGCCATcctcgagaaggacgccgtcaaggtcaaggtcatcggcgccgacgccccCGCGGCCCCGCGCACCGAGGACAAGCCCAAGCACCCCAAGAACCCCGACGTCGGCACCAAGAAGGTCGTCTTCTCGAGCGAGCTCATCCTCGACCAGGCTGATGTCAAGAGcttcaagaaggacgaggagttCACCCTCATGGGCTGGGGTAACGCCTTCGCGCGCGAGATCGGCGCGACGGACCCCATCACCGACCTCACGGTCGAGCTCCACCTCCAGGGCGACTTCAAGACGACGGACAAGAAGGTCACCTGGCTCTCGACGGCCGGCACCaagctcgtcaaggccgagcTCTGGGACTTTGACTACCTCATCAACAAGgacaagctcgaggaggacgacgtgCTCGAGCAGGTCCTCAACCCCAACACCTCGACCATGGAGACGGCGTGGtgcgacgccggcgttggcgagcttAAGAAGGACGATATCATCCAGCTCGAGAGGCGGGGCTTCTTCCGCGTCGACAAGggtctcgacgagggcgacgtcgttgTTCTGTTCAACATCCCCACCGGCAAGGCCAAATAA
- a CDS encoding Alcohol dehydrogenase, giving the protein MKEAIVHKGMTVLNPNYCIWFSPPQQGPRVEIIDSPIPVPGPGQVLIRVVVAGSNPKDIKSTFWLPPSNTGDDVAGYIESVGEGVVEFRRNDRVAAFHEMFTPHGAFAEYAIAWAYTTFLLPESTSFEEAATIPLASLTAALGLYGDLRLPYPWTTPTDEDYPDSGPLVVYGAGTAVGAFAVQFASKGGVHPIICVAGQSKHHVETLLDRSKGDVVIDYRDGLEAVQDGIRKALNGKELLHVFDAVADHGSDKIIGPLIHPEKGRLTMTLLKQGAKGPKNPGVVFPESYVAPPLEGVADGVDAYWMGVGSIHNGSKHFGYIMSRYISLGLQEQWFKPHPHVLIPGGLNGVGIGLTRLLEGRAHGEKFVYRVVDTES; this is encoded by the coding sequence ATGAAAGAAGCAATCGTTCACAAAGGTATGACCGTACTAAACCCCAACTACTGTATCTGGTTCTCACCTCCGCAACAAGGACCCCGTGTCGAAATCATCGACAGCCCTATTCCTGTCCCCGGCCCTGGCCAGGTTCTCATCCGAGTTGTTGTCGCGGGCTCCAACCCAAAAGATATCAAGTCCACTTTTTGGTTGCCGCCCTCCAATACGGGCGACGATGTTGCCGGCTACATCGAGTCCGTCGGAGAGGGTGTCGTAGAGTTTCGACGCAACGACCGAGTCGCCGCCTTCCATGAGATGTTCACACCCCATGGGGCCTTCGCCGAGTATGCCATCGCGTGGGCGTACACGACCTTCTTGTTGCCGGAGAGCACATCgttcgaggaggcggccaCGATCCCTTTGGCgagcttgacggcggcgcttGGGCTTTACGGCGATCTGCGACTTCCTTACCCCTGGACGACCCCGACAGACGAGGACTATCCAGACTCGGGGCCATTGGTCGTCTATGGCGCTGGGACTGCGGTCGGCGCCTTTGCCGTGCAGTTCGCCAGCAAAGGGGGGGTTCATCCGATCATCTGCGTGGCGGGTCAGTCCAAGCATCATGTCGAAACCCTCCTCGATCGCAGCAAGGGCGACGTTGTTATCGACTATCGAGACGGACTGGAGGCCGTCCAGGATGGAATTAGGAAGGCTCTTAATGGAAAGGAGCTCCTGCATGTGTTCGATGCCGTGGCTGATCACGGAAGCGACAAGATCATCGGACCGCTCATCCATCCCGAAAAGGGGAGGCTTACGATGACTCTGCTCAAACAAGGCGCCAAGGGGCCCAAGAACCCAGGCGTAGTGTTCCCAGAATCATACGTCGCGCCACCTCTGGAGGGCGTGGctgatggcgtcgacgctTACTGGATGGGCGTTGGCTCCATTCACAATGGCTCGAAGCACTTTGGGTACATCATGTCCCGGTACATTTCGCTTGGCCTTCAGGAACAGTGGTTCAAGCCCCATCCGCATGTTCTGATTCCCGGCGGCTTGAACGGAGTTGGCATTGGACTGACTAGACTCCTGGAAGGACGCGCCCATGGCGAAAAGTTTGTCTATCGGGTCGTTGATACCGAGTCTTGA